The following are encoded in a window of Saccharothrix longispora genomic DNA:
- a CDS encoding ferritin: MAINLKKISSTTGTKFHDLLREQVHNELTASQQYLAIAVWYDGNDLPRLASHFYEQALEERNHAMMIVRYLLDSGLPVTIPGVDEVRNDFASAREPVVLALAQERTVTEQVVTLARTARDEGDYIGEQFLQWFLKEQVEEVAAMSTLLTVVDRADGNLFHVEAFLTRENVGDAADASAPRAAGGAL; encoded by the coding sequence ATGGCCATCAACTTGAAGAAGATTTCGTCGACGACCGGGACCAAGTTCCACGACCTGCTGCGCGAGCAGGTCCACAACGAGCTGACCGCATCGCAGCAGTACCTGGCCATCGCGGTGTGGTACGACGGCAACGACCTGCCGCGCCTCGCGTCGCACTTCTACGAGCAGGCCCTGGAAGAGCGCAACCACGCGATGATGATCGTGCGGTACCTGCTGGACAGCGGACTGCCGGTGACCATTCCCGGCGTCGACGAGGTCCGCAACGACTTCGCCTCGGCCCGCGAGCCCGTCGTGCTCGCGCTGGCCCAGGAGAGGACCGTCACCGAGCAGGTCGTGACGCTCGCCAGGACCGCCCGCGACGAGGGCGACTACATCGGCGAGCAGTTCCTCCAGTGGTTCCTCAAGGAGCAGGTGGAGGAGGTCGCGGCGATGAGCACGCTGCTGACCGTGGTCGACCGCGCCGACGGCAACCTGTTCCACGTGGAGGCGTTCCTGACCCGCGAGAACGTGGGCGACGCCGCCGACGCGAGCGCCCCGCGCGCGGCCGGCGGGGCGCTCTGA
- a CDS encoding arginine deiminase, whose amino-acid sequence MTAHIARTEAADSRPFPAPRVDSEVGPLRTVLLHRPGAELKRLTPRNNDQLLFDGVPWVDRAQEEHAAFAEVLRGRGAEVLLLADLLVDALHDDRARIAGIHSAVNERRLGIDLADALRSHLTSITPEQLATALMTGMTFEELPAAEGASLVRKMHHPIDFAVDPLPNLLFTRDSSVWVGDRVAITSLALPARDRETALTDLIYAYHPRFRKTGRAYGAHSAPVEGGDVLLLAPGVLAIGVGERTTPAGAESFARSALADGLAHTVLAVPITQERATMHLDTVCTMVDRDAVVMYPAVRDNLFAFPVRSDGDGGVVVEDRRPFLDAAAEAMGIDRLRVIDTGLDPVTAEREQWDDGNNTLAVGPGLVVAYERNVETNARLEDAGVEVLRISGSELGSGRGGPRCMSCPIDRAPLV is encoded by the coding sequence GTGACTGCGCACATCGCCCGGACCGAGGCCGCCGACAGCCGGCCGTTCCCCGCGCCCCGCGTCGACAGCGAGGTGGGCCCCCTGCGCACGGTGCTGCTGCACCGCCCCGGCGCGGAGCTGAAGCGGCTCACCCCGCGCAACAACGACCAGCTGCTGTTCGACGGCGTGCCGTGGGTCGACCGCGCGCAGGAGGAGCACGCCGCGTTCGCCGAGGTGCTGCGCGGACGCGGCGCCGAGGTGCTGCTGCTGGCGGACCTGCTGGTCGACGCCCTGCACGACGACCGGGCGCGGATCGCGGGCATCCACAGCGCGGTCAACGAGCGGCGGCTCGGCATCGACCTGGCGGACGCGCTGCGCTCGCACCTGACGTCGATCACCCCCGAGCAGCTCGCCACCGCCCTGATGACCGGCATGACGTTCGAGGAGCTGCCGGCCGCCGAGGGCGCGTCGCTGGTGCGCAAGATGCACCACCCCATCGACTTCGCGGTCGACCCGCTGCCGAACCTGCTGTTCACCCGCGACTCGTCGGTGTGGGTGGGCGACCGGGTCGCGATCACGTCGCTGGCGCTGCCCGCGCGCGACCGGGAGACCGCGCTCACCGATCTGATCTACGCCTACCACCCGAGGTTCCGGAAGACCGGCCGCGCGTACGGCGCGCACTCCGCGCCGGTCGAGGGCGGTGACGTGCTGCTGCTCGCGCCGGGTGTGCTGGCCATCGGCGTGGGCGAGCGCACCACGCCCGCGGGCGCCGAGTCGTTCGCCCGGTCCGCGCTGGCCGACGGCCTCGCGCACACCGTGCTGGCGGTGCCCATCACGCAGGAGCGGGCGACCATGCACCTCGACACGGTGTGCACGATGGTCGACCGCGACGCCGTGGTGATGTACCCGGCGGTGCGGGACAACCTGTTCGCCTTCCCCGTGCGGTCCGACGGCGACGGCGGCGTCGTGGTGGAGGACCGTCGGCCGTTCCTGGACGCGGCGGCCGAGGCGATGGGCATCGACCGGCTGCGGGTCATCGACACCGGCCTGGACCCGGTGACGGCCGAGCGCGAGCAGTGGGACGACGGCAACAACACGCTCGCCGTCGGTCCCGGCCTCGTGGTGGCCTACGAGCGCAACGTGGAGACCAACGCGCGACTGGAGGACGCGGGTGTCGAGGTGCTCCGGATCAGCGGCTCCGAGCTGGGTTCCGGGCGCGGCGGACCGCGCTGCATGTCGTGCCCGATCGACCGCGCGCCACTCGTGTGA
- a CDS encoding CPBP family intramembrane glutamic endopeptidase, producing MIEPLDARERTGYRVELLLVFAMTLGLSGLRSLVRLLDSLLNPVPLNEQKVAINVPQARFDLLDLVAQLLGVVQLAAWGGLGLYLLWRGGIRLRVLGLDRTRLGPDALGSLGLAAVIGIPGLVFYLVAWNLGLNLAVQPATLDEAWWRSAVLVLAAAGNAWAEEVLVVGYLITRLRQLGWRDGTALVASAVLRGSYHLYQGFGGFVGNVVMGLVFGWVWQRTNRLWVLVLAHTLLDVVAFVGYTALRGHVSWLP from the coding sequence GTGATCGAACCCCTCGACGCCCGGGAGCGCACCGGCTACCGGGTCGAACTGCTCCTCGTGTTCGCGATGACGCTCGGCCTGTCCGGGTTGCGCAGCCTGGTGCGGCTGCTGGACAGCCTGCTCAACCCGGTGCCGCTGAACGAGCAGAAGGTCGCGATCAACGTCCCGCAGGCGCGGTTCGACCTGCTGGACCTCGTCGCGCAGCTGCTGGGGGTCGTGCAGCTGGCCGCGTGGGGCGGGTTGGGTCTCTACCTACTGTGGCGCGGCGGCATCAGGCTGCGGGTGCTGGGGCTCGACCGCACCCGGCTCGGGCCGGACGCGCTGGGCAGCCTCGGGCTGGCGGCCGTCATCGGCATCCCGGGGCTGGTGTTCTACCTGGTGGCGTGGAACCTGGGGCTGAACCTGGCGGTGCAGCCGGCGACCCTGGACGAGGCGTGGTGGCGCAGCGCGGTGCTGGTCCTGGCGGCGGCGGGCAACGCGTGGGCGGAGGAGGTGCTCGTCGTCGGGTACCTGATCACCCGGCTGCGGCAGCTCGGGTGGCGGGACGGCACGGCGCTGGTGGCGAGCGCGGTGCTGCGCGGGTCGTACCACCTGTACCAGGGGTTCGGCGGGTTCGTCGGCAACGTGGTGATGGGCCTGGTGTTCGGGTGGGTGTGGCAGCGGACGAACCGGCTGTGGGTGCTGGTGCTGGCGCACACCCTGCTCGACGTGGTCGCGTTCGTCGGCTACACGGCGTTGCGCGGGCACGTGTCCTGGTTGCCGTAG
- a CDS encoding DUF2470 domain-containing protein: MNETRRPPAPHPAERARTIAARGGRAALSPSDGTEHRVTPVLHHVHPSGSATIVLPDEHPLVGAARGAELTAMLELADHAPVPLREPVRGLLWITGWLRALDPREAREACLEVAEERPDPRLLDVGHGASALVLSPASLVVADAEGTTSVRPELFAQAEPDPFAAHEDHWLRHLELSHRDVVGLLAGHLPDHLRGGHVRPLGLDRFGLRLRVEMPDEDHDVRIAFSRPVGTPQELAVELRRLMGCPFLARRG, encoded by the coding sequence ATGAACGAGACGCGTCGACCGCCCGCCCCGCACCCGGCGGAGCGGGCGCGCACCATCGCCGCCCGGGGTGGGCGCGCGGCCCTGTCGCCGTCGGACGGCACGGAGCACCGGGTGACCCCGGTGCTGCACCACGTGCACCCGTCCGGGAGCGCCACCATCGTGCTGCCGGACGAGCACCCGCTGGTCGGGGCGGCGCGCGGGGCGGAGCTGACCGCGATGCTGGAGCTCGCCGACCACGCCCCCGTGCCGTTGCGCGAGCCGGTGCGCGGCCTGCTGTGGATCACCGGGTGGCTGCGCGCGCTGGACCCCCGGGAGGCGCGCGAGGCGTGCCTGGAGGTCGCCGAGGAACGCCCCGACCCGAGGCTGCTGGACGTGGGCCACGGCGCGAGCGCGCTGGTGCTGAGCCCGGCGTCGCTGGTCGTGGCGGACGCGGAGGGCACGACGTCGGTGCGGCCGGAGCTGTTCGCGCAGGCGGAGCCGGACCCGTTCGCCGCGCACGAGGACCACTGGCTGCGGCACCTGGAGCTGTCGCACCGCGACGTCGTGGGCCTGCTCGCCGGGCACCTGCCGGACCACCTGCGGGGCGGGCACGTGCGCCCGCTCGGCCTGGACCGGTTCGGGCTGCGGCTGCGGGTGGAGATGCCCGACGAGGACCACGACGTGCGGATCGCGTTCTCCCGCCCGGTCGGCACGCCGCAGGAGCTGGCGGTGGAGCTGCGCAGGTTGATGGGGTGCCCGTTCCTGGCGCGGCGCGGTTAA
- a CDS encoding VWA domain-containing protein, which translates to MSDEDERLRRWRLLLGGAAGDLAALGEDDRRRDSALTGLYGGGAPSDAPEAHGKRSAGLGGSSPVLHRWLGDVRTYFPSSVVQVMQRDAVERLGLRQLLLEPELLSGIEPDVSLAGTLVSLAGAIPERTRETARAVVRKVVEDIERRLAERLLAAVHGAVDHSRRTSRPRLADVDWDRTIRRNLRHYQPEQRTVVVQDLVGNGRRSRQASLRDVVLLVDQSGSMAESVVYSAVLGASLASLRAVDTRLVVFDTEVVDLTEQLDDPVDLLFSTQLGGGTDINRAVAYGQSLVRRPTDTVLVLISDLFEGGVAHELRRRVRELVRGGVTVVVLLALSDSGTPAYDHELAAQLSELGAPAFACTPDLFPDLLATAIRREDVAAWAERSGIAVGR; encoded by the coding sequence GTGAGCGACGAGGACGAGCGGCTGCGGCGGTGGCGGCTGCTGCTGGGGGGCGCGGCCGGGGACCTCGCCGCCCTCGGCGAGGACGACCGGCGCCGGGACTCGGCGCTGACCGGGCTGTACGGGGGCGGGGCCCCGTCCGACGCGCCCGAGGCCCACGGGAAGCGGAGCGCCGGGCTGGGCGGGTCGTCGCCGGTGCTGCACCGGTGGCTGGGCGACGTCCGCACGTACTTCCCCAGCTCGGTGGTCCAGGTCATGCAGCGGGACGCGGTGGAGCGGCTCGGCCTCCGGCAACTGCTGCTGGAGCCCGAGCTGCTGTCCGGCATCGAGCCGGACGTGTCGCTGGCCGGGACGCTGGTGTCGCTGGCGGGCGCGATCCCGGAGCGCACCCGCGAAACGGCGCGCGCCGTGGTCCGCAAGGTCGTCGAGGACATCGAGCGCCGCCTGGCCGAACGGCTGCTGGCCGCCGTGCACGGGGCGGTCGACCACTCCCGGCGCACCAGCCGGCCGCGCCTGGCCGACGTGGACTGGGACCGGACCATCCGCCGCAACCTGCGGCACTACCAGCCCGAGCAGCGGACCGTGGTGGTGCAGGACCTGGTCGGCAACGGCAGGCGCAGCCGGCAGGCCTCGCTGCGGGACGTCGTGCTGCTGGTCGACCAGTCCGGGTCGATGGCGGAGTCGGTGGTGTACTCGGCGGTGCTGGGCGCGTCGCTGGCATCGCTGAGGGCGGTCGACACGAGGCTGGTGGTGTTCGACACCGAGGTCGTCGACCTCACCGAGCAGCTCGACGACCCGGTGGACCTGCTGTTCTCCACCCAACTGGGCGGCGGCACGGACATCAACCGGGCGGTCGCCTACGGCCAGTCGCTGGTGCGCCGCCCGACGGACACGGTGCTGGTGCTGATCAGCGACCTGTTCGAGGGCGGCGTGGCGCACGAGCTGCGGCGCCGGGTGCGGGAGCTGGTGCGCGGCGGGGTGACGGTGGTGGTGCTGCTCGCGCTGTCGGACAGCGGCACGCCGGCGTACGACCACGAGCTGGCGGCGCAGCTGTCGGAGCTGGGGGCGCCCGCGTTCGCCTGCACGCCGGACCTCTTCCCGGACCTGCTGGCCACGGCGATCAGGCGGGAGGACGTGGCCGCCTGGGCCGAGCGGAGCGGGATCGCGGTGGGCCGCTGA
- a CDS encoding DUF5682 family protein, whose translation MPLPERVALLGIRHHGPGSARMVTAALDATRPEVVLVEGPPEGDALLAHVPGLVPPVALLLHDEAEPARAAFWPFAEFSPEWRAVVWAHEHGVPVRFFDLPAAASLAEPDSTPDSTPRAALDPLGVLAEAAGFDDPERWWEDVVEHHRDPTDLAEAVAEAMGALREEFADQVDARTLRREAAMRQNLRRALKDFAGPVAVVAGAWHVPALRDLGPASVDAAALKGLPRRKVSGTWVPWSHGRLAADSGYGAGVASPGWYGHLWECAGRGDAVARWFARMCGVLRAEDLPASTAGAVEAVRLADALAAMRGRPSPGLSEVLEAALAVLCGGDETPLRLVHARLVVGERLGEVGPGVPRSPLAADLARAQRRLRLPATAEVKPIRLDLRKDTDRERSKLLRRLEVLGVPWGTPDATRTLGTFAEAWQLHWKPDFEVALAVAARHGTTVEAAARRVLVTGAAEATRVVGAADALSRSVGCEIPEAVAAAREALDRCAAAATDALELLAALPDLATTVRYGSVRGTDPDLLRVALHGLLARGAVGLPLACRGVDDDTAERALRAVDGADEAVRLAADDEHRETWRRALGALVAMPDAHGLPSGRATRLLWESGLMGSDDVAVRLHRAVSGTGGAGVGATAFVAGFLRGSAALLTADPRLFAVVDEWLTGLSGADFEAAVPLLRRAVAEFSPAERRMLGDRVRAVGTGARAGGVSGRDWDEEVAGRLAGHVRELLTGVAG comes from the coding sequence ATGCCGCTCCCGGAACGCGTGGCCCTGCTCGGCATCCGGCACCACGGGCCGGGGTCGGCGCGCATGGTCACCGCCGCGCTGGACGCGACGCGGCCCGAGGTGGTGCTCGTCGAGGGGCCGCCGGAGGGCGACGCGCTGCTGGCGCACGTGCCGGGGCTGGTGCCGCCGGTGGCGTTGCTGCTGCACGACGAGGCGGAGCCGGCGCGGGCCGCGTTCTGGCCGTTCGCCGAGTTCTCTCCGGAGTGGCGGGCGGTGGTGTGGGCGCACGAGCACGGCGTCCCCGTGCGGTTCTTCGACCTGCCGGCGGCGGCGTCGCTCGCCGAACCCGACTCGACACCGGACTCGACGCCGCGGGCGGCGCTGGACCCGCTGGGCGTGCTGGCCGAGGCGGCCGGGTTCGACGACCCGGAGCGGTGGTGGGAGGACGTGGTCGAGCACCACCGCGACCCGACCGACCTGGCCGAGGCGGTGGCGGAGGCGATGGGGGCGCTGCGCGAGGAGTTCGCCGACCAGGTGGACGCGCGGACGTTGCGGCGCGAGGCCGCGATGCGGCAGAACCTGCGGCGGGCCCTGAAGGACTTCGCCGGGCCCGTCGCGGTGGTGGCGGGGGCGTGGCACGTGCCCGCGTTGCGCGACCTCGGGCCGGCCTCGGTGGACGCGGCGGCGCTGAAGGGGTTGCCGCGGCGGAAGGTGTCGGGCACGTGGGTGCCGTGGAGCCACGGCCGGCTGGCGGCCGACTCCGGGTATGGCGCGGGCGTGGCGTCGCCCGGCTGGTACGGGCACCTGTGGGAGTGCGCGGGGCGCGGTGACGCCGTGGCGCGGTGGTTCGCGCGGATGTGCGGGGTGCTGCGGGCCGAGGACCTGCCGGCGTCGACGGCGGGCGCGGTGGAGGCCGTCCGGCTGGCGGACGCGCTGGCGGCGATGCGCGGTCGGCCGTCACCGGGGCTGTCGGAGGTGCTGGAGGCGGCGCTGGCCGTGCTGTGCGGTGGTGACGAGACGCCGTTGCGGCTGGTGCACGCCCGGCTGGTGGTGGGCGAGCGGCTGGGCGAGGTGGGACCGGGCGTGCCCAGGTCCCCCCTGGCGGCCGACCTGGCGCGCGCGCAGCGGCGCCTGCGGCTGCCGGCCACGGCGGAGGTGAAGCCGATCCGCCTGGACCTGCGCAAGGACACGGACCGGGAGCGCTCGAAGCTGCTGCGGCGGCTGGAGGTGCTGGGCGTCCCGTGGGGCACGCCGGACGCGACGCGGACGCTGGGGACGTTCGCCGAGGCGTGGCAGCTGCACTGGAAGCCGGACTTCGAGGTGGCGCTGGCCGTCGCCGCGCGGCACGGCACGACGGTCGAGGCCGCCGCGCGCCGGGTGCTGGTGACGGGTGCGGCGGAGGCGACCCGCGTGGTGGGGGCGGCGGACGCGCTGAGCCGGTCGGTGGGGTGCGAGATCCCGGAGGCGGTCGCCGCGGCGCGCGAGGCCCTGGACCGCTGCGCGGCGGCGGCCACGGACGCGCTGGAACTGCTGGCCGCCCTGCCGGACCTGGCCACGACGGTCCGCTACGGCTCGGTCCGCGGCACGGACCCGGACCTGCTGCGGGTGGCGCTGCACGGCCTGCTGGCCCGGGGCGCCGTCGGCCTGCCCCTGGCGTGCCGGGGCGTGGACGACGACACGGCGGAGCGCGCGCTGCGGGCGGTGGACGGCGCCGACGAGGCGGTGCGGCTGGCGGCGGACGACGAGCACCGGGAGACGTGGCGGAGGGCACTGGGGGCGCTGGTCGCGATGCCGGACGCGCACGGGCTGCCGAGCGGCCGGGCGACGCGGCTGCTGTGGGAGTCGGGGCTGATGGGCTCGGACGACGTGGCCGTCCGGCTGCACCGGGCGGTGTCCGGCACGGGGGGCGCGGGGGTCGGGGCGACGGCGTTCGTGGCCGGGTTCCTGCGCGGGTCGGCGGCGCTGCTGACGGCGGACCCGCGGCTGTTCGCCGTGGTCGACGAGTGGCTCACCGGGCTGTCCGGCGCGGACTTCGAGGCCGCCGTGCCGCTGCTGCGGCGGGCGGTGGCGGAGTTCAGCCCCGCCGAGCGGCGGATGCTCGGGGACCGGGTGCGGGCGGTGGGCACGGGCGCGCGCGCCGGCGGGGTGTCGGGGCGGGACTGGGACGAGGAGGTGGCCGGGCGGCTCGCGGGGCACGTCCGGGAACTCCTCACGGGGGTGGCCGGGTGA
- a CDS encoding ATP-binding protein, translating into MTETVLRPAAEQQYAAELAALAAADDRPRPPRWRMSPRAVVTYVLGGALPDGTVITPKYVGDRRLVEVAVGTLVTDRALLLVGVPGTAKSWLSEHLAAAVSGNSTLVVQGTAGTGEDQVRYGWNYARLIAEGPSEAALVPSPVMTAMRTGAVARVEELTRMPAEVQDSFITVLSEKVLPVPELGIQVQAVPGFTVIATANDRDRGVNQMSSALARRFNTVVLPPPASEDAEVEIVLARASQLGRALELPAEPPALEEVRRVVRIFRELRDGSTVDGRTQLKKPSGSLSTAEAISVVTGGMALAGHFGDGRITADELASGLLGAVVKDRVSDAAAWQEYLEAVVKERPDWRDLYRACRDLVG; encoded by the coding sequence GTGACCGAGACCGTGCTGCGGCCCGCCGCGGAACAGCAGTACGCCGCCGAGCTGGCGGCCCTGGCCGCCGCGGACGACCGGCCGCGCCCGCCGCGGTGGCGGATGTCGCCCCGGGCCGTGGTCACCTACGTGCTGGGCGGCGCGCTGCCGGACGGCACGGTGATCACGCCGAAGTACGTGGGCGACCGGCGGTTGGTGGAGGTCGCGGTCGGCACGCTGGTGACGGACCGGGCGCTGCTGCTGGTCGGCGTGCCGGGGACGGCGAAGTCGTGGCTGTCGGAGCACCTGGCGGCGGCGGTGAGCGGGAACTCGACGCTGGTCGTGCAGGGCACCGCGGGCACCGGCGAGGACCAGGTCCGCTACGGCTGGAACTACGCCCGGCTCATCGCCGAGGGCCCGTCGGAGGCGGCGCTGGTGCCGAGCCCGGTGATGACGGCCATGCGGACCGGGGCGGTGGCGCGCGTCGAGGAGCTGACCCGGATGCCCGCCGAGGTGCAGGACTCGTTCATCACGGTCCTGTCGGAGAAGGTGCTGCCGGTGCCGGAGCTGGGCATCCAGGTGCAGGCGGTGCCCGGGTTCACGGTGATCGCGACCGCGAACGACCGGGACCGGGGCGTGAACCAGATGTCGTCGGCGCTGGCGCGGCGGTTCAACACGGTCGTGCTGCCGCCGCCCGCGAGCGAGGACGCCGAGGTGGAGATCGTGCTGGCGCGGGCGTCGCAGCTGGGCCGGGCGCTGGAGCTGCCGGCCGAGCCGCCCGCGCTGGAGGAGGTGCGCCGGGTGGTGCGGATCTTCCGGGAGCTGCGCGACGGGTCCACGGTGGACGGCCGGACGCAGCTGAAGAAGCCCAGCGGCAGCCTGTCCACGGCCGAGGCGATCTCCGTGGTGACCGGCGGCATGGCGCTGGCCGGGCACTTCGGCGACGGTCGGATCACCGCCGACGAGCTGGCGTCCGGGCTGCTCGGGGCCGTGGTGAAGGACCGGGTGTCGGACGCGGCGGCGTGGCAGGAGTACCTGGAGGCGGTCGTGAAGGAGCGCCCGGACTGGCGCGACCTGTACCGGGCGTGCCGGGACCTGGTGGGCTGA
- a CDS encoding DUF5691 domain-containing protein: MTLADEWERTVQAALIGAHRAGTTPAALLDRMAELGVAAHGARLPPVVDEPLLAPAPAADDARAHAAARDVLVEILALDDQVLLTEWCGLARTAGVTADPRELPTLLGLGTAHPGLRSAVTAVLGARGRWLAGLRDRWAWATGAGHEDVDLEQALDLPGASRLAALRRARTRDPAGTRAFVDARFDAQRRATDRQVLVGALETGLGPEDEPLLERALDDRAIGVHDEALRLLRTLPGSALAERAAERLHRGLWLTGDGFDVQDDELWTELAPGPEEARDLLKDGSETGVTGRIRGAAASVPPAHWTNRLDTDDAGAAAELARGPWASALLRGVAQNLRLAVDARPWAVAATRSLTGMEQLEMLAGLPADLAARTVVEVSRQWNYDLLDHACSQLPAPWGPRATAELLDRYAAMRDPRWRAGRPPSVLLARGDAEVLGANWDRITGRWPEHTVELDVLRLRMRLRGAFNTREESQ; the protein is encoded by the coding sequence GTGACCCTCGCCGACGAGTGGGAGCGGACCGTGCAGGCGGCGCTGATCGGGGCGCACCGCGCCGGCACGACGCCGGCCGCGCTGCTCGACCGGATGGCGGAGCTGGGCGTCGCGGCGCACGGCGCGCGGCTGCCGCCCGTCGTGGACGAGCCCCTGCTCGCACCGGCTCCCGCGGCCGACGACGCGCGGGCCCACGCCGCGGCCCGGGACGTGCTGGTGGAGATCCTCGCCCTGGACGACCAGGTGCTGCTCACCGAGTGGTGCGGCCTCGCCCGGACCGCCGGGGTGACCGCCGACCCGCGCGAGCTGCCCACCCTCCTCGGGCTCGGCACCGCGCACCCCGGGCTGCGGTCCGCGGTGACCGCGGTGCTCGGCGCGCGCGGGCGCTGGTTGGCCGGGCTGCGGGACCGCTGGGCGTGGGCGACGGGCGCCGGGCACGAGGACGTGGACCTGGAGCAGGCGCTCGACCTGCCCGGCGCGTCCCGGTTGGCCGCGCTGCGCCGGGCCCGCACGCGCGACCCGGCGGGCACCCGCGCGTTCGTCGACGCGCGGTTCGACGCGCAGCGCCGCGCCACCGACCGGCAGGTGCTGGTCGGTGCCCTGGAGACCGGGTTGGGGCCGGAGGACGAGCCGCTGCTCGAACGCGCCCTCGACGACCGGGCGATCGGCGTGCACGACGAGGCGCTGCGGCTGCTGCGCACCCTGCCCGGCTCGGCCCTCGCCGAACGGGCCGCCGAACGCCTGCACCGCGGCCTGTGGCTCACCGGCGACGGGTTCGACGTGCAGGACGACGAGCTGTGGACGGAACTCGCCCCCGGACCGGAGGAGGCCCGCGACCTGCTCAAGGACGGTTCCGAGACCGGCGTGACCGGGCGCATCCGGGGGGCGGCGGCGAGCGTGCCGCCGGCGCACTGGACGAACCGGCTCGACACCGACGACGCGGGCGCGGCGGCCGAGCTGGCGAGGGGGCCGTGGGCGTCGGCGCTGCTGCGGGGCGTGGCGCAGAACCTGAGGCTCGCCGTCGACGCCCGGCCGTGGGCGGTCGCGGCCACCCGGTCGCTGACCGGCATGGAGCAGCTGGAGATGCTCGCCGGGCTGCCCGCCGACCTGGCCGCGCGGACCGTGGTCGAGGTGTCCCGGCAGTGGAACTACGACCTGCTCGACCACGCGTGCTCGCAGCTGCCCGCGCCGTGGGGGCCGCGGGCGACCGCCGAGCTGCTCGACCGGTACGCGGCCATGCGCGACCCGAGGTGGCGCGCGGGCCGGCCGCCGTCGGTGCTGCTGGCGCGCGGTGACGCCGAGGTCCTGGGCGCCAACTGGGACCGCATCACCGGGCGCTGGCCCGAGCACACCGTCGAACTCGACGTCCTGCGGCTGCGGATGCGGCTGCGCGGGGCGTTCAACACCCGGGAGGAAAGCCAGTGA
- a CDS encoding SWIM zinc finger family protein has product MDAQTLLGTAPDGQVASAATRLAGSSGWHGTGRGDTALWGLCAGSGKNPYQVCVDLADRAAKCSCPSRKFPCKHALALQLRDVREPLPAGEPPAWVAEWLDRRARPAAAVDDSPEAVLRRARAKEKTALARQDAVRGGVAGLTDWLADVAGSGIAGLPSRDGAWWRSIEARMVDAQARGLAAAVAGVRDAVAAGGPAWAHDAADRLGGLHLLARLAGSSALADVVRRRLGFSVAEEEVRAGAGWADRWVPLLKLESDDGLVRTVRQWVWGRERGWVVVVRHEGGGGRPTPPLAHGVAVQGVLHPYPGAPPHRVAVGEVAVGGPVGPVDAAPSWREALAGLEAWLRADPWERLHPLGCAGVRLTGDTAHLVDGTGRGLPVRADVALDQALAVTGGAAFDAWGLWDGHSLRLGAVAGPGRAPEVLG; this is encoded by the coding sequence ATGGACGCGCAGACGCTGCTCGGCACGGCGCCGGACGGGCAGGTGGCGAGCGCCGCCACCCGGCTCGCCGGGTCGTCCGGCTGGCACGGGACGGGGCGCGGCGACACCGCCCTGTGGGGCCTGTGCGCGGGCAGCGGCAAGAACCCGTACCAGGTGTGCGTCGACCTGGCCGACCGCGCCGCGAAGTGCTCGTGCCCGTCGCGGAAGTTCCCGTGCAAGCACGCGCTCGCGCTCCAGCTGCGGGACGTGCGCGAACCGCTGCCGGCCGGCGAGCCCCCGGCGTGGGTGGCGGAGTGGCTGGACCGCCGAGCCAGGCCGGCCGCCGCGGTGGACGACTCGCCGGAGGCCGTGCTGCGGCGGGCCAGGGCCAAGGAGAAGACGGCGCTGGCCAGGCAGGACGCGGTGCGCGGCGGCGTGGCCGGGTTGACCGACTGGCTGGCCGACGTGGCCGGTTCCGGCATCGCCGGGCTGCCGTCGCGCGACGGGGCGTGGTGGCGCTCGATCGAGGCGCGGATGGTCGACGCGCAGGCCAGGGGCCTGGCCGCGGCGGTCGCGGGGGTGCGCGACGCCGTGGCGGCGGGCGGGCCGGCGTGGGCGCACGACGCGGCCGACCGGCTGGGCGGGCTGCACCTGCTGGCGCGGTTGGCCGGGTCGTCGGCCCTGGCGGACGTGGTGCGCCGCCGGTTGGGCTTCTCCGTGGCGGAGGAGGAGGTCCGCGCGGGGGCGGGCTGGGCGGACCGCTGGGTGCCGCTGCTGAAGCTGGAGTCCGACGACGGGCTGGTGCGGACCGTGCGGCAGTGGGTGTGGGGGCGTGAGCGCGGCTGGGTGGTCGTCGTGCGGCACGAGGGGGGCGGTGGTCGGCCCACCCCGCCGCTGGCGCACGGGGTGGCCGTCCAGGGCGTGCTGCACCCGTACCCCGGTGCGCCGCCGCACCGGGTGGCGGTGGGCGAGGTGGCGGTGGGCGGACCGGTCGGGCCGGTCGACGCGGCGCCGTCGTGGCGGGAGGCGCTGGCCGGGCTGGAGGCGTGGCTGCGCGCCGACCCGTGGGAGCGGCTCCACCCGCTGGGGTGCGCGGGCGTGCGGCTCACCGGGGACACCGCGCACCTGGTCGACGGGACCGGGCGCGGCCTGCCGGTGCGGGCCGACGTGGCGCTCGACCAGGCGCTGGCGGTGACGGGCGGCGCGGCGTTCGACGCGTGGGGTTTGTGGGACGGGCACTCGCTGCGGCTGGGGGCCGTGGCCGGGCCGGGCCGGGCGCCGGAGGTGCTGGGGTGA